Proteins encoded in a region of the Massilia sp. UMI-21 genome:
- a CDS encoding DUF4124 domain-containing protein codes for MLRSSLPLRLIAVCTLVLSSGLAHAQYAWIGENGVRQFSDRPPPPDTPPHKILKAPGRSLPALAPRSAPDADAPAAKPAPTLAQREADYRKRLLQREEQDKKEAAEAQRRRAQAEHCQAARDVRAQVASGARIARFDASGERSFVSDEERAAQLARADRILAECR; via the coding sequence GCTCATCCCTTCCCTTGCGCCTGATCGCCGTTTGCACCCTGGTACTGAGCAGCGGTCTGGCCCATGCCCAATACGCGTGGATCGGCGAGAACGGCGTGCGCCAGTTCTCGGACCGCCCTCCTCCGCCGGACACGCCGCCGCACAAGATCCTCAAGGCGCCCGGTCGCAGCCTGCCCGCACTTGCGCCCCGCAGCGCGCCGGATGCCGACGCCCCTGCGGCAAAGCCGGCCCCGACACTGGCCCAGCGCGAGGCCGATTACCGCAAGCGCCTGCTGCAGCGCGAGGAACAGGACAAGAAGGAAGCCGCCGAAGCGCAGCGCCGGCGCGCGCAGGCCGAGCATTGCCAGGCCGCGCGCGACGTGCGGGCCCAGGTGGCATCGGGGGCGCGCATCGCGCGCTTCGACGCCAGCGGCGAACGCAGCTTCGTCAGCGACGAGGAGCGCGCGGCGCAGCTGGCCCGGGCCGACCGGATCCTGGCCGAGTGCCGCTGA
- the smpB gene encoding SsrA-binding protein SmpB translates to MSIVDNKKAFFDYFIEDRYEAGLVLEGWEVKAIREGKVQIKEAYVVVRNGELFLFGAHISALVTASAFSHPEALRTRKLLLHRAELDKLVGKVERSGYTLVPLNLHFKGGRVKCEIGLAKGKKQHDKRATEKDRDAKREVAAAMKTHRR, encoded by the coding sequence ATGAGTATTGTTGACAATAAAAAAGCTTTCTTCGACTACTTCATCGAGGACCGGTACGAGGCCGGCCTCGTGCTCGAAGGGTGGGAAGTCAAGGCCATCCGCGAAGGCAAGGTACAGATCAAGGAAGCGTACGTGGTCGTGCGCAACGGCGAGCTGTTCCTGTTCGGCGCCCACATCAGCGCGCTGGTCACGGCATCCGCCTTCAGCCACCCCGAAGCGCTGCGCACCCGCAAGCTGCTGCTGCACCGCGCCGAACTGGACAAGCTGGTCGGCAAGGTCGAGCGATCAGGCTATACGCTGGTGCCGCTCAACCTGCACTTCAAGGGCGGCCGTGTGAAGTGCGAGATCGGCCTGGCCAAGGGCAAGAAGCAGCACGACAAGCGCGCCACCGAGAAAGACCGCGACGCCAAGCGCGAAGTCGCTGCGGCGATGAAAACGCACCGCCGCTGA
- a CDS encoding type II toxin-antitoxin system RatA family toxin, with product MAVVHKSVFLGYSTEQMFDLVAKVEDYPKFLPWCGGVKVIERSEDTLVASLQINFHGVKQSFTTSNHNNRPTQMKMHLVDGPFKVLEGTWNFKPLRADACKIDFELHYEFSSIILEQIIGPVFGMIANTMVDSFSKRAEAIYG from the coding sequence ATGGCAGTAGTGCACAAATCAGTTTTTCTCGGCTACAGCACCGAGCAGATGTTCGACCTCGTCGCCAAGGTCGAGGATTATCCAAAATTCCTGCCCTGGTGCGGCGGGGTCAAGGTGATCGAGCGGTCCGAAGACACATTGGTCGCCAGTTTGCAGATCAACTTCCATGGCGTGAAGCAAAGCTTTACCACCTCGAACCATAACAATCGCCCTACCCAGATGAAGATGCACCTGGTCGACGGCCCATTCAAGGTGCTGGAAGGGACCTGGAATTTCAAGCCCCTGCGCGCCGACGCCTGCAAGATCGATTTCGAGCTGCATTACGAGTTCTCGAGCATTATCCTGGAACAGATCATCGGCCCGGTGTTCGGCATGATCGCCAACACCATGGTCGATTCCTTCAGCAAGCGTGCCGAGGCGATCTATGGCTGA
- a CDS encoding multidrug effflux MFS transporter translates to MQRLLTTILACLGMIGALAIDTYLPSMPAIGAEFRVGPVAVQQTLSVFLFTFASMMLFYGTLSDSFGRRPVILGALSLYTLASIGAACAPSFGWLLFFRALQGLAAGAGSVVGQAIVQDRFEGAQAQKMMSHIMMVFGLAPAIAPVLGGWLHVTFGWRSTFLFLAVFGATMIVLVTRLLPESLPRDKRQVFHPGTIAGNYLMVLRNPQFVMLALALGLVFGGLSLYIGSAANFVMEILGLPETAFGWMFIPLIGGMVIGSAWGGKRAAKAPPGRLLWIGYAVMALASVLNVGYNALFPASVPWAVLPLAVFTFGLAVAMPGIQLSAMRLFPRNRGLAASMVGFIQMMSFALVSGLVAPLLFGSALKLACGTAVGCLLSFLMWRLSRRFAAPAA, encoded by the coding sequence TACCACCATCCTCGCCTGCCTCGGCATGATCGGGGCCCTCGCGATCGACACCTATCTGCCCTCGATGCCGGCGATCGGCGCCGAGTTCCGGGTCGGGCCGGTGGCGGTGCAGCAGACCCTGAGCGTATTCCTGTTCACCTTTGCGTCCATGATGCTGTTCTACGGGACGCTGTCGGACTCGTTCGGCCGGCGGCCGGTGATCCTGGGGGCGCTGTCGCTGTATACGCTGGCCTCGATCGGCGCCGCCTGCGCCCCGAGCTTCGGCTGGCTGCTGTTCTTCCGCGCGCTGCAGGGCCTGGCGGCCGGCGCCGGCTCGGTGGTCGGCCAGGCCATCGTGCAGGACCGCTTCGAGGGCGCCCAGGCGCAGAAGATGATGTCGCACATCATGATGGTGTTCGGGCTGGCGCCGGCGATCGCGCCGGTGCTGGGCGGCTGGCTGCACGTCACCTTCGGCTGGCGCTCCACCTTCCTGTTCCTGGCCGTGTTCGGCGCGACCATGATCGTGCTGGTGACGCGCCTGCTGCCGGAAAGCCTGCCGCGAGACAAGCGCCAGGTCTTCCATCCGGGAACGATCGCCGGCAACTATCTGATGGTGCTGCGCAATCCGCAGTTCGTGATGCTGGCGCTGGCGCTCGGCCTGGTGTTCGGTGGCCTGTCGCTGTACATCGGCTCGGCCGCCAACTTCGTGATGGAGATCCTGGGCCTGCCGGAAACCGCCTTCGGCTGGATGTTCATCCCGCTGATCGGCGGCATGGTGATCGGCTCGGCCTGGGGCGGCAAGCGCGCGGCCAAGGCGCCACCGGGGCGCCTGCTGTGGATCGGCTACGCGGTGATGGCGCTGGCATCGGTCCTGAACGTCGGCTACAACGCACTGTTCCCGGCCAGCGTGCCATGGGCGGTGCTGCCCCTGGCCGTGTTCACCTTCGGCCTGGCGGTCGCCATGCCGGGCATCCAGCTGTCGGCCATGCGCCTGTTCCCGCGCAACCGCGGGCTGGCGGCCTCGATGGTCGGCTTCATCCAGATGATGTCGTTCGCGCTGGTGTCGGGCCTGGTGGCGCCCTTGCTGTTCGGCAGCGCCCTGAAACTGGCCTGCGGCACCGCGGTCGGCTGCCTGCTGAGCTTCCTGATGTGGCGCCTGAGCCGGCGCTTCGCCGCGCCGGCCGCCTGA
- a CDS encoding GGDEF domain-containing protein, producing MLLVLSSLAGSKVAGLTEWRQANGLAVIALLMFAARGAAPELLSIEVANGLFLMTISLMYAGFRRYCGRPVPWRLLAAGSLAAFCGVVWFHRVHDSLPLRVVAMSAYHAAICFAIRASLPGVADGRLRYPSAFTRTAALLLGLAHLVRGGFYAFDAYDPVALLAPDTANLVFFAIGTLALPALSLGAVMLANARILSETAYAAEHDHLTGAPSRRAFFDIAERELARARRHGSGLGLLLLDADHFKRINDTYGHGVGDEVLRDLVRRTQDVIRKIDYCARLGGEEFGVLLPDANYQTAEAVAERLRAALDRSAARRPDDAGVAYTVSIGLAMLERGEDIAGLMRRADAALYQAKAEGRNRVVCAQTTAPVTKQGGSAQVIRLRP from the coding sequence ATGTTGCTGGTCCTGTCGTCGCTCGCCGGCAGCAAGGTGGCGGGCCTGACCGAATGGCGGCAGGCAAATGGCCTGGCGGTGATCGCGCTGCTGATGTTCGCGGCGCGCGGCGCGGCGCCCGAGCTGCTCAGCATCGAAGTCGCCAATGGCTTGTTCCTGATGACCATCAGCCTGATGTATGCGGGCTTCCGGCGCTACTGCGGCCGGCCGGTGCCCTGGCGCCTGCTGGCGGCCGGCAGTCTTGCCGCTTTCTGCGGCGTCGTGTGGTTCCACCGCGTGCACGACTCGCTGCCCCTGCGCGTGGTGGCGATGTCGGCCTACCATGCGGCCATCTGCTTCGCCATCCGCGCCAGCCTGCCCGGCGTCGCCGACGGGCGCCTGCGCTACCCCAGCGCCTTTACCCGCACCGCCGCGCTCCTGCTGGGGCTCGCGCATCTGGTGCGCGGCGGCTTCTATGCGTTCGACGCCTACGACCCGGTGGCGCTGCTGGCGCCCGACACCGCCAACCTGGTGTTCTTCGCGATCGGCACGCTGGCCCTGCCGGCGCTGAGCCTGGGTGCGGTGATGCTGGCGAATGCGCGCATCCTGTCCGAGACCGCGTATGCCGCCGAGCACGACCACCTCACCGGCGCGCCCTCGCGGCGGGCCTTTTTCGACATCGCCGAGCGCGAGCTGGCGCGGGCCAGGCGACACGGCAGCGGCCTGGGCCTGCTGCTGCTCGATGCCGACCACTTCAAGCGCATCAACGATACCTACGGCCACGGCGTCGGCGACGAGGTCCTGCGCGACCTGGTGCGACGGACCCAGGACGTGATCCGGAAGATCGACTATTGCGCCCGCCTCGGCGGCGAAGAGTTCGGCGTGCTGCTGCCGGATGCGAACTACCAGACGGCCGAGGCGGTCGCGGAACGGCTGCGCGCCGCGCTCGACCGCTCGGCTGCGCGCAGGCCGGACGACGCCGGCGTCGCCTATACCGTCAGCATCGGCCTGGCGATGCTGGAGCGCGGAGAAGATATCGCGGGCCTGATGCGGCGAGCGGACGCGGCCTTGTACCAGGCCAAGGCCGAAGGCCGCAACCGGGTGGTGTGCGCGCAGACTACCGCGCCGGTCACGAAGCAGGGCGGCAGCGCGCAGGTGATCAGGCTGCGGCCCTGA
- a CDS encoding RnfH family protein, with protein MAEAADGRLQVAVCYASANQEFLRSFMVAPGTTIGAAIEMSGVLEACPEINLSTQPVGIYARKKTLDTVLRGHDRIEIYRPLVADPKDSRRRRAARRDGGAAAA; from the coding sequence ATGGCTGAGGCAGCGGACGGCCGCTTGCAGGTTGCGGTGTGCTACGCCAGCGCAAACCAGGAATTCCTGCGCTCCTTCATGGTAGCGCCTGGCACGACAATCGGGGCGGCCATCGAAATGAGCGGCGTGCTCGAGGCCTGTCCGGAGATTAACCTGAGCACCCAGCCGGTGGGCATCTACGCCCGGAAGAAGACGCTCGACACGGTACTGCGCGGACACGACCGGATCGAGATCTACCGGCCGCTGGTGGCCGATCCGAAAGACTCGCGCCGCCGGCGCGCGGCCAGGAGGGACGGCGGCGCAGCGGCCGCCTGA